Genomic DNA from uncultured Methanospirillum sp.:
TAATCGTCTAAGTTTTTGCTTTAATCGCTTTTTTTCTCCGATATATTCCTGGATCTCAAAATCCGATAAAATCATATAGTTCCTCTGTTGTAAACCTTACTTTTGTAATATTGATTCACTCACATTATAACTTCCGAATTAGTTTGTTACATATCAGAAACCTTAGTGGACATCATTTAATGTTTTCTTTCAGACAATGCCATCCGAATTATAATTGAACAGGGGATAATCTCCGATTTTCTGTGGTACATTTTGATAGTATTATTTTTATAAGGGTTATACTAAAGTATAACTCGAGGTTATACTATGAAGACTGCTATCAGTATGCCTGATGACTTATACCAGGCTGTTATTGATTATGCATGCGGGAAAAAATTCAGTACAACTGTTTGCAACTTGATAAGACTAGCACTACCGGTTGAGGGAAATGTTGTACCTTATAATAATGAATCGGTAATACCGCTGAATGAGAGTCAGATTCACTCCATGTTCGTCGAGATAGAAAATGCAGTAATTTTGAATAAAGACAAAATCCAGGAAGTCTTTCACCAGGTTATGGAATTACAGAACAGGGAGAAATATACAAATCAGGATTTGGTTAATATTGATGAGAGGGTGCGTCACCTTGAGGCCAACCTGGTAGTTCTTGCAACCCGAATGACTAACCCCCAATCTCTTGAAGTAAAAACTACTCATTCATCTAATCCTCAATTTCAGAGCCCAGATTTTTTATCTTCAAAAGAAGAATGCTCACAGAGTATTAAGAAAGAGGACTTAAAATCATCCGAAAAAAGTATAACCAAAGTACAAACTGAAGTTGTACTCGATGAAAAGAAGATCCTGACTGAGGAAATGAGGCTAACCGGTAAAGAAAAGATAGAGATCCTGCGAAAAAATGGGAAAACTTACGCGGACATATCCAAGCTTACTGGTATTGGTGAGAGCATGTTAAAAAAGTTGGGAAATGGTTATTCTGTAAAAATGGTGCCAAAGCGTGGATTTGATATTCTTATCAGGGCCGTTACATGACTCATGTAATCTTATGCAATAGAACTGAATTGATATTTATTCCTTAATTTTTTCAAAAAAGGGGTTGCTAGATATCCCCTATTGTATCTTAATTGGATTTTGCTTGATTTTTATCATTGGCTTTCCACATTTTCTCTTTGGTTTCTTTAGAAAACGAATCATATTGCTCTTTAGAAATTTTTCCTTCTTTCCATCTATGGAGGCATGCTGTGTCAGCAGCGTCATACTTGATGACCGCAACACCATACTTCCCTAATGATTCAAAATTTTCAGCCATGTGAATCAAAGAGTAATAATCGTTAGGATCAATTTCGACAATTCGTGAATATGCAATATTCGATTCTTCATATTTGCCCAAATTAGATTGACAATAAGCTCTCCCACGAAGAGCATCTACATTTTTGGGTTCAGCATCAATTATTTTTTGATAAATAACCAATGCGTCGTCATATCTCCCTGAATTTGATAGTTTCTCCGCTTTTTGATATAAGTCGTTTGTGTTTTCTGTACAACCGGGTATTATGAAAAGCAGAAAGGCCACAAGAATAGCCCAAATAAAAAATCTTCCCATTGAAATAGTGTTATAGTCATACTTTGTTAAAAATGACTCGATATTTCTTTTCGGAAAGCATCCCTGATATTGGGATTGTTTCAAAAAGTGTATGTAATTAAGGTTAGTTGGAAATAGAGTAGCCTCAAATGGCGCTATTGTAAAGAATTGAGTAGTATTCAGATTCTCTTACTACACTTATTGACTATTCTGAAAAGAATTACTTTGTTTCTCTTACAAAATACACAAGAGCATTAGAAAAAGGTAGTAGTGCCCCAGCCCGGATTTGAACCGGGGACAACCAGATCTTCAGTCTGGCGCTCTCCCAGTCTGAGCTACTGAGGCGCGACTATACAGATACTCACTCTGCATTAATATATTTGTCGATATCGTCTGATGGAGGGATCATCAAATCGCTCGTATTATCTGGTTCAGAAACCAGAAATTATTGTAATGTTCTTCAGAAAGCGGAAGAATGGGCCTGATATTGCATCCATATCTGCAGACATAGCCCTTCGGACCGCACATATCGTTCATCTCACCCACAATGACTTTGATGCCGTCGGCGCCGATGCCGTGCATCGCATGAGATTCCGGAAAGAAGGTGTTGTAACACTCTGGAGCTCGGTCGGTAAATTCCCGATGTACCTGGAGATAATATCCCAGATTGCAGGGAACGGAGACACATTGAGTATCAGTGATCTCTCATACCGCCGTGGTGTAGAACAACATCTTCGGAAGATCAAACAGAAAGGATGGAGGATCGAGTGGCGGGACCATCATCGCTGGAACGAAGATGAGATCGGTCTCATCCGCAAGATCGTAGATCACCTGCATATCGATACCGGGAGATGTGCCTGTGGAATCTGTACTGTTGATCTGGCACCTGAAGATGTCATTGCCGAGGAGATTGCACTGGTTGTCTGTGATTATGATCTCTGGAAGCAGAAAGATCCCAGATCAGCAGTTCTCGGACTCATTCTTCAGAGGGCGAAGAACCGTGAGCATGTCCGTGATATGCTGATGATGGGTGTGTTTGATGACAAACAGATAAGAAGCGAGTACGAGGACATCATGCGGGAGATGCAGAAGGTAATGAACCGGACCCTACGTGCTGCGAGTGTTCTTGGCACAAAGTACAGAATGGCCGTAAGCCCGATGTACGGATATCCGAGTGAGACTGCCGCATTCCTGCGTAAGGAACTGAAGTCTGATATTGAGGTCCTGGTTTCAGAGTCTGGAAAGTTCTCCATCCGGTCTGTTCCCCCGATAAGCCACCTTATTGCCCGGGAGTTTGGTGGCGGAGGCCATCCCCATGCAGCAGGTGGGTTTTTCAGATTTACCCTCTGGGACAAGATACTTCTCAGGATAGTAAAAAAGAACAGGCACTTTCAGAAGATATCTGAAGTCGCCGAACGTCAATAATTCCCCTTCATCAATCAGAGGGGATCGTTGTTGTTGCATCTTCGGCAATACGACTCCAGTAATGCCCCTCTGATCCCGTACCATATCCCCCCACCTGAATCCGATCCGGGTCCAGGTGCTTCAGTGCTTTTTTAAACCCCTCCTCATCGGAATCCACAAGGATGAGGGTCCTGATATCATACTGATCGACGAGGTCATCTAAGAACTGAACCCGGCTGCAGGTCAGAGCAATCGTACTCTGAAATTCGAGAAGACCTGCCTGCACTCCAAGAGACCCGTCTGGTATAACAAAAAAAGTCTTTTGTGAGGAGAGGTATTCAGTCTCTATCGGACTGACCTCTTTAGCATGAAGGATATGGCCGGCAATATTCTTGTCCCGCATGCTTCTGAGCACCTTCGCGTAGACCTCGCAAAAATCGGCAGAAGCCTCTTCATCTGCCAGGTCAGGGCATCCTGGCAGAAGGCCCGGTGATGGGAGAACTGATCTCACTGACCCTGCAGTTTTGGTCATAACCTGTGCATCCGCCTCGAACACTGATGTGTTTACATGACACCCTTCAGAAGAGCAGCCAAGTGCCTCCTCAAATCGGGCCTGCATATACCTCCCTCCTCCTGCCGGAGAAGTTATCCCGGCATCAACCTGCAGTTTGAGGGATCTGGTAAGATAGTAGGATATCAGATCTGCTTCCTTACCCTTCATCGCTCTGATAAACCCGGTGAGTTCTTGTATATCCGGCTGATCGGGCTCTGATCCGAGAGATGTCGTTTTAAACCGGATTTTTTTAGCCATTTCTAATGATCTTATTTATAATATCAATCCCAAAAATGTAGTGATGAACAGCCGGCCTCTGCTAGTTACTTGTGGACTGCCATACACCAACGGTCCATGTCATCTCGGGCATCTCCGGACTTATGTTCCAGCCGATTTTTACGTGCGGTTCATGCGGAGAAAAGGGGAGCGTGCAGTCTTTGTCTGTGGTTCTGATAACCACGGGACACCGATTGTTGTCAGTGCTGAAGCAGAGGGTGTCACGCCACGGGTGATCTCTGAGCGCTATCATGCCCACTTTGCAGAGACCTTCAAACGCATGAATATTCACTTTGATCACTTCGGAATGACCGATGACCCGGCTACGCACGCTCGTACCACACATATTGTGAACCGGTTGATCAAAGCAGGCCATGTCTACCCCAAAGTTATCCAACAGGCGTACTGCCCCAAGTGTAAAAAGTTCCTGCCTGACAGGTACCTTGAGGGAATCTGCCCGCACTGCAGCAAACCTGCACGGGGAGATGAGTGTGATCAGGGGTGCGGGAAGCACCTGGAACCCGGTGAACTGCTTAAGCCGACCTGCAAGATATGCGGAACTGCTGCCGAATTCAGGGAGCAGGAGCACTTCTTCTTCAGGCTCTCCTCCTTTCAGGATTACCTCAAGAATTTTCTGAAAGATCTCAAAGGAACAGACAATGCCATCAACTATGCCCTCGGCTGGGTCAATGAGGAACTCCGCGACTGGTGTATAACCCGGACCCTGGAATGGGGAACAAAGTTCCCGGGTCGTGATGATCTGGTTGTGTATGTCTGGGTTGATGCCCCGATCGGGTACATCGGGTTCACCGAGGAATGGGCAGAGGAGACCGGTTCAGACTGGAAAGACTTCTGGTGCGAGGACAAAGCACAGATTACCCACTTCATCGGGCAGGATATCACCTATCATCACTGTGTCTTCTGGCCGGCAATGCTGAAGGGTGCAGGATACGGGAAACCGTACGCAGTGGTTGCATCAGGCATGGTCAAGATCGACGATCACAAGTTTTCAAAGTCACGAGGGTATGTGGTCTGGACCAACGATGATTACCTGGATCAGGGTCTTCCAAGCGATTACCTGCGGTATTACATCCTCACCTATACCAGTCATACCAAGGAGATGAACTTCTCCTGGAAGTTATTTTTGGAGCGGGTGAACTCTGAAGTGGTGAATACCCTCGGTAACTTCGTGTACCGTTCGCTTCACCTCTCCCACAAACAGTTTGGCGGAATACCGGATGTCCCCGTTGATCCGTCAGTACAAGAGAAGATTGCTGAAACCCTTGACACGGTCTCAACCCTGGTTGAGTCATACGACTTTAAGGGTGCAGTTGATGCCATCCTTGCACTTGCAGCGTATGGCAACACCTATGTGCAGACCAATGAGCCATGGAAACTAGCCAAGACTGATCTCTCTGCAATGGCCCGGGTGATGCGGAACTCTCTCCAGATATCAAAGGCTCTTACCCTGCTAATAGAACCGGTTATGCCTGACCGGGCAGAAAAACTCTGGACACAACTGGGCATGACCACTCCTCTTGCCAAGGCAGGGTTTGATGAAGCCCTGGTAGACCTGGTGCCAGGATCAGTTCCACAACCGACAATACTGTTTGAGAAACTGGATGAGAAGAGGATCAATATTCTTGATGTTGAGTTTAGGCAACGAATCGATGCTCTTACAGCAGCACCTCAACCTGATAATCAGATCAGTATCGATGAGTTTGCCAAAGTTGAACTCAAAACAGGGAGAGTAATATCAGCAGAATCTGTGCCTAAATCCAGCAAACTTCTGAAGTTACAGGTCGGGTTCGGATCTGAAACCAGACAGATCGTCAGTGGAATTGCCCAGTTCTACAAACCTGAGGAACTTGTAGGAAAGGACGTCATTGTGGTGATGAATCTCAAGCCAGCCAAAATTTTCGGTATAGAAAGTAATGGGATGATCCTTGCAGCAGGCGATGAGGCATCTCTCCTTGTTCCGTTAAAACAGGTGGAGCCCGGAACAAAGATCAGATAATCAGATACTTTTTAATTATCCATTCAGAGCCTTCAGACTCTGGATCATCTTTTCTCTGACTGCCTGATCAGGCTCACGGGCCAGTGCTGATTTAATCTCTTTTCCTGCGACAGGTTCACCAATTGAAGCCAGTCCTGTTGCTGCAATGCCTCTCGTGTACTGGTGTTCATCACCCAGCAGGCGGATTAGGGTAGGAACTGCTTTGACATCTCTGATCATTCCGAGAGCCTTTGCAGCCATGTACCTGGCGTGGTCCTTCTCATCATCACAGGTCTGGATAAGCTCCTGAACTGCTATGTCAGCCCTGAGAAGACCGAGCGTTTCAGCAGCCCGGTATCTGATCCTCCAGTCTGGATCTTTCAGAAGTTTCACAAGAGGTTCTGTTGCCTCTTCCCCATGCAGGACAATCTTCTGAACTGTAGCAGCCCTCTGTTCTTTTTCAGGATGGTGTAACCCCTGGATCAGAACGGCCATCTGATCGGTTGAATTGGAACTCATGAAAAAAGGTTCAGGTGGTCGAGGTGTATCCGACCGTCTGTGCAAGGTCGAATAATCCACGTGCCTGTGTATTCTGTCTGTCGTAGATCTTGGTGGTTGTATTTGTGGAAGATGGATCTTTGCCGTAGGTCTCAAAGTTTGTATCCTGATAGACTGAAGCTGAACCGGTTGCCAGCTTGTCTTTGGT
This window encodes:
- the metG gene encoding methionine--tRNA ligase, with product MNSRPLLVTCGLPYTNGPCHLGHLRTYVPADFYVRFMRRKGERAVFVCGSDNHGTPIVVSAEAEGVTPRVISERYHAHFAETFKRMNIHFDHFGMTDDPATHARTTHIVNRLIKAGHVYPKVIQQAYCPKCKKFLPDRYLEGICPHCSKPARGDECDQGCGKHLEPGELLKPTCKICGTAAEFREQEHFFFRLSSFQDYLKNFLKDLKGTDNAINYALGWVNEELRDWCITRTLEWGTKFPGRDDLVVYVWVDAPIGYIGFTEEWAEETGSDWKDFWCEDKAQITHFIGQDITYHHCVFWPAMLKGAGYGKPYAVVASGMVKIDDHKFSKSRGYVVWTNDDYLDQGLPSDYLRYYILTYTSHTKEMNFSWKLFLERVNSEVVNTLGNFVYRSLHLSHKQFGGIPDVPVDPSVQEKIAETLDTVSTLVESYDFKGAVDAILALAAYGNTYVQTNEPWKLAKTDLSAMARVMRNSLQISKALTLLIEPVMPDRAEKLWTQLGMTTPLAKAGFDEALVDLVPGSVPQPTILFEKLDEKRINILDVEFRQRIDALTAAPQPDNQISIDEFAKVELKTGRVISAESVPKSSKLLKLQVGFGSETRQIVSGIAQFYKPEELVGKDVIVVMNLKPAKIFGIESNGMILAAGDEASLLVPLKQVEPGTKIR
- a CDS encoding tetratricopeptide repeat protein, encoding MKQSQYQGCFPKRNIESFLTKYDYNTISMGRFFIWAILVAFLLFIIPGCTENTNDLYQKAEKLSNSGRYDDALVIYQKIIDAEPKNVDALRGRAYCQSNLGKYEESNIAYSRIVEIDPNDYYSLIHMAENFESLGKYGVAVIKYDAADTACLHRWKEGKISKEQYDSFSKETKEKMWKANDKNQAKSN
- a CDS encoding HEAT repeat domain-containing protein yields the protein MSSNSTDQMAVLIQGLHHPEKEQRAATVQKIVLHGEEATEPLVKLLKDPDWRIRYRAAETLGLLRADIAVQELIQTCDDEKDHARYMAAKALGMIRDVKAVPTLIRLLGDEHQYTRGIAATGLASIGEPVAGKEIKSALAREPDQAVREKMIQSLKALNG
- a CDS encoding phosphoesterase, whose amino-acid sequence is MEGSSNRSYYLVQKPEIIVMFFRKRKNGPDIASISADIALRTAHIVHLTHNDFDAVGADAVHRMRFRKEGVVTLWSSVGKFPMYLEIISQIAGNGDTLSISDLSYRRGVEQHLRKIKQKGWRIEWRDHHRWNEDEIGLIRKIVDHLHIDTGRCACGICTVDLAPEDVIAEEIALVVCDYDLWKQKDPRSAVLGLILQRAKNREHVRDMLMMGVFDDKQIRSEYEDIMREMQKVMNRTLRAASVLGTKYRMAVSPMYGYPSETAAFLRKELKSDIEVLVSESGKFSIRSVPPISHLIAREFGGGGHPHAAGGFFRFTLWDKILLRIVKKNRHFQKISEVAERQ